CAGTGTGAGAAAAAgaataggagagagagagagagagaaggaaatataaagatgatcaagcaaaacgattgtgtaaaatatatatgaatggatatataaaaattaaaagtacATTAATTTGTAAAGGTATTGCTGAAAGAGAGAAATGAAAATATCAGAATTTGAAGAGTAAAATCGAGGGTGATAGCAGGTGCGGCCCTGTGGGGaactaagagagagagagagaggcgctGTGTTACTGTCTGTTGCCTGTGCCAGCATTTGATGAGTTTTGGCAAGGCTAACTGGCTAAGGATGGGAGACGCTTCCATATGCAAATAGGCTATCCACATACATTACCATTCCATACCCGTCTCTTCATATATCTCTGCACAGTTTTCTAGATTTAATTTATCTAAGTATTAATTTATTCTTCAAACTATTTACTTTTGAATCTATATATCGATGGAAGTTGAAGTTTCACTTTGCTGTCGAGCATATAACTAGACTGCTATAGGATCTTTTCGGACAGAACCTTCCCAaccattttttttacttttgtggAGTCCGAGGACCCGATAGGCTCCTTAAGACATTTCTACCAATTGGCAAAATGAGAAACTTTCGATGTGAGACCTTTCTACGTCCTCACATATCAGTTAGATTCAGTTGTAAACGCTCATAGTTTAAACACAAAATTGGATATCTTCTAGGTATTGCCGGATTGAGAAGATGATTACTTAAGATTGTATTATAAAATAGAAAAGGATTAAGATCTTATTATTTATTGGTGGTGACTTCTGGTGAGAGAATAATTGATACTTAGAAGATTAACAGTGCACAGAGGATTAACAGTGATGAGAATAGATACTTGAACCTCTAAAACCCTAGCTAAGAccccacacacgcacacaacacGTACACGGACATGATAATATAGTTCTTTACGTGCGGTAAAAATTTACATGTTGTGAgttgtatgtatgtatttggtgaagtttttttatCAAGTGGTATAAAATAGTGGGGGGTGAAAACTGCAGTAATGAATAAATAGGGTTTGTCATACATACTGTACAGGAGCGGCATTGCGAGCAGTAGCATTCAGCACCTCCTTTGTATTTGTCATTTTCTAGCCGCAGCTTGtttatctatctatctatctgaGTCCTCTTGACATGAAGTCACGTGAATGCCTTTCAGCCTTCAGGAccctctcgatctctctctcctcttctggTTCTTGCCCTGAATATCTCAGGACCTTTTGATCAGCCTTTACCCTATCTCATATTGTCCTCCTTTGCTGGACACTCGACACACAACACCCTCCCCTCTGTCCCTCTCTATATCACTCTCCTTTCTTTCTCCAGATCTCTCTCCCTCCTATATGATGACTCCAGTCTATCTGAACCCACAACCCTCTCCTTTCTTCCATGTCGAGCAAGCAAACGATCAGGATCAACGCCTGAAACTTTTTATATCATCGTCATATCATAATCAAGCTGCAGCTTCATCATGTTCTTCTCTGATCTCATCATTTCCTACTTTCCTTGATTCCTTTGAAGATCAAAGAGCTGGGAGTTCTACTACTACTACTCATGGTCATGATCACTCACTTCAATATCATCACAAGGTAAGAAAACCTATATAGCTACGtacatatttataaatttaactaTCTTCgtgtttaatttacttttaattGAAATTTTAGTACTTGATCTTAACTATTTTTCAAATCTTCCCCTAATTGACTCTTCGCTCTTTAACAAGTCCATGATCAACTTGTAATACCCTAGTACTTTTGTGATCTTGTGATctcataattaattaattttgatgggtTTTCTCGGATAAAACAAATGAATATTGCTACCATCTATATATAAGTAAGATTGATCTTTTGTCCAATACTCCAAATAAAAAAGGCACGTTTGTTCTCTAAGTTTAGTGTTTTATATTATTGTATGATTGTTCACATGTACGGCACACACCGACAGAACTCAATTGCTAATCAATTAGTAAGTAAATAAAGtactttgtattattatttttgtgaaCTCAAATTGTCTTTCATTTTATCTCAGACTGATAATCACACGTGGGATTGTGGAACAAGTACTTATGATCAAGCATCCTCGCCATCTTCTTTAGTTCAGCCTCATGTGGTGGACGTTATAAGCACCAAGGACCTTAGATTAATGTCAGCATATGCTGATCATGAAAGGGAGATCAATGGTAGAGGAGGAGAGGTGGGTAaaagtaataataatattagGCCAAGGGCAGTAAAATGGATGTCCTCCAAGATGAGGTTGATGCAAAAGATGACCAACCCGGATCTCGCGCTGGCCGGTACCACTAAAAATTATATACTTGCAGCTGCTGAGATTACTGAGCATAAATTCCAAGTTGTACAGTATCAAGAAAACAGTGATGAAACCAGCTTTTCCAGAAATAGCAACAATACTACTCCAGATGTTAGGGTTTGTTCTGATTGTAACACCAGCACAACCCCACTTTGGAGAAGCGGCCCTCGCGGTCCCAAGGTAAATTAAATAATGTACTTACTGTCTATAAAATATTCTATATTGTAAGACTGTAAATCTAGACCGCAcattctcatatatatataaacgtgGCTGATAGTTCAAAATTATAGTCTGACAGTAAGTAACAAGGCAAATATATGTTGGGTAGATATAATATGTTCATGAATCAAGTATTCAGCTGTGTGCATATGTGTGTTGTTGCAGTCACTATGCAATGCATGTGGAATCCGACAGAGGAAAGCTAGAAGAGCCATGGCAGAGGCTGCGGCTGCTGCTGCAAATGGGTTTGTAGTCGGCGCCACTGACACTTCATCTGCCAAGGGTAAGGTGGCCAACAAGGAGAAGAAACCGCGCGGAAGCCATAGTACTAATGTTACACGATGCAAGAACAAGAGCAAGCTCATTGTCACCGACAATGCATCAGTATCTCCCAACAACAAAattaatagtaataataataagatTTGTTTCAAAGGTTTGGGTTTTCAACGAGTGTTTCCTCAGGATGTTGCTGAAGCTGCAATCCTCCTAATGGAGCTGTCTTGTGGCCTAATCAATCACTCTTAATTTTCATATTCTATTACATTTTTGTTCTCCCTCATCTTTTAATATCgaggattttgttttgttttcgttCCTTTTATGTGGTTTTGCTAGAGTGTCGGTTGGAGTAATAAAACCAAAGAGTTACTTGAAGAACATTAATTTGCTGAAATTGTAACTGTAATTTATTTTACGCATTGGTAAACTGTCATCTATTGATTAATG
Above is a window of Malus sylvestris chromosome 15, drMalSylv7.2, whole genome shotgun sequence DNA encoding:
- the LOC126603746 gene encoding putative GATA transcription factor 22, giving the protein MMTPVYLNPQPSPFFHVEQANDQDQRLKLFISSSYHNQAAASSCSSLISSFPTFLDSFEDQRAGSSTTTTHGHDHSLQYHHKTDNHTWDCGTSTYDQASSPSSLVQPHVVDVISTKDLRLMSAYADHEREINGRGGEVGKSNNNIRPRAVKWMSSKMRLMQKMTNPDLALAGTTKNYILAAAEITEHKFQVVQYQENSDETSFSRNSNNTTPDVRVCSDCNTSTTPLWRSGPRGPKSLCNACGIRQRKARRAMAEAAAAAANGFVVGATDTSSAKGKVANKEKKPRGSHSTNVTRCKNKSKLIVTDNASVSPNNKINSNNNKICFKGLGFQRVFPQDVAEAAILLMELSCGLINHS